The proteins below come from a single Beutenbergia cavernae DSM 12333 genomic window:
- a CDS encoding LacI family DNA-binding transcriptional regulator produces MATIGDVARVAGVSTSTVSYVLSGKRPISGSTRERVERAIRDLGYRPHAGARALASARTNVLGLMAPLRADVNVSVIMQFVTGVVTAARNHDRDVLLLTSDEVAGTERVANGSMVDALIMMDVESDDARIDVLVGLRQPAVLIGLPQDPQGLSCVDLDFDAAGRLAVRHLTALGHRRVALIGSPQLVLDRHTSYAIRLRHGFAEQADAAGLTHLSVPCSSTPAGAADAVDAVLEAMPDVTALVVHNEVALPWVLTTLAERGRRVPQEISVVAVCPRDVALGQRLPLTSIDIPGYAIGQVAVEMAMARLAEPGTDRPAETRLLTPTLEARESTTAPT; encoded by the coding sequence ATGGCGACGATCGGGGACGTGGCACGGGTCGCCGGCGTGTCGACGTCGACCGTGTCGTACGTGCTCTCGGGCAAGCGCCCGATCTCCGGCTCCACGCGCGAACGCGTCGAGCGGGCGATCCGCGACCTCGGATACCGGCCGCACGCCGGCGCCCGGGCGCTCGCCTCGGCCCGCACGAACGTCCTCGGACTCATGGCGCCGCTGCGCGCGGACGTCAACGTCTCCGTCATCATGCAGTTCGTGACCGGCGTGGTCACCGCCGCGCGCAACCACGACCGCGACGTCCTGCTCCTGACCTCGGACGAGGTCGCAGGCACCGAGCGCGTCGCGAACGGCTCGATGGTGGACGCGCTCATCATGATGGACGTCGAGTCCGACGACGCGCGCATCGACGTGCTCGTCGGCCTGCGGCAGCCCGCTGTCCTCATCGGCCTGCCGCAGGACCCGCAGGGCCTCTCCTGCGTGGACCTGGACTTCGACGCGGCCGGGCGCCTCGCGGTGCGGCACCTGACCGCGCTCGGCCACCGTCGGGTGGCTCTGATCGGCTCGCCGCAGCTTGTGCTGGACCGGCACACCTCCTACGCGATCCGCCTGCGCCACGGCTTCGCCGAGCAGGCGGACGCAGCCGGGCTGACCCACCTGTCGGTGCCGTGCTCGTCGACGCCGGCCGGTGCCGCCGACGCCGTCGACGCCGTGCTGGAGGCGATGCCGGACGTGACGGCCCTCGTCGTCCACAACGAGGTCGCGCTGCCGTGGGTGCTCACCACGCTCGCCGAACGCGGACGCCGTGTGCCGCAGGAGATCTCCGTCGTCGCCGTGTGCCCCCGCGACGTCGCGCTCGGGCAGCGTCTGCCCCTGACGAGCATCGACATCCCCGGCTACGCCATCGGCCAGGTCGCCGTCGAGATGGCGATGGCGCGCCTCGCCGAACCCGGCACCGACCGCCCCGCGGAGACCCGGCTGCTCACGCCGACGCTCGAGGCGCGCGAGAGCACCACCGCACCCACCTGA
- a CDS encoding trypsin-like serine protease, with protein sequence MGLVRLSSTLTNRAQVYADPMASPITVTGYADEIILPGSGHSGGNYCSSGVSTLAKCNLYAYRQVQVTASNAPYPMETFYAIEMTVPGGGTAFCSGDSGGPVYFYPQGLSTPRVTAAGIISGILPFSGGSSCGGTGYISVVAVAVNEVPGLQIRYVP encoded by the coding sequence TTGGGCCTGGTCCGACTCAGTTCAACGCTGACCAACCGTGCGCAGGTTTACGCCGACCCAATGGCCTCTCCGATCACCGTGACCGGATATGCGGACGAAATCATTCTGCCGGGGTCGGGACACTCTGGGGGAAACTATTGCTCATCAGGCGTCAGTACGCTAGCGAAATGCAATCTCTACGCATATCGTCAGGTCCAGGTGACTGCCAGCAATGCCCCGTACCCCATGGAGACCTTTTACGCGATCGAAATGACCGTACCGGGTGGTGGCACCGCGTTCTGCTCCGGGGACTCGGGAGGGCCTGTGTACTTTTACCCGCAGGGACTATCTACTCCCCGGGTCACTGCGGCGGGGATAATTAGTGGGATCCTTCCGTTTTCAGGGGGGTCATCGTGCGGAGGTACTGGATATATTTCCGTGGTCGCGGTCGCCGTGAATGAGGTGCCTGGGCTGCAGATTCGGTACGTCCCATGA
- a CDS encoding GNAT family N-acetyltransferase, protein MTDPATSARPASAPATIRPATIDDAAALAAMHDAAWRETYAGLMSPSAMAAKAEYNDRRWPQRLADPRGPQHWLAERDGAVVAFAWAVAAGPPVGDDPPPRPLELVGIYVLAREQGTGTGQRLLDVTIGDAPCFLWVAEANARARRFYERNAFVLDGARRTVPSWDAIEIVRMVR, encoded by the coding sequence GTGACCGATCCCGCGACCTCCGCCCGCCCGGCCAGCGCGCCCGCCACCATCCGCCCGGCGACGATCGACGACGCCGCAGCGCTGGCCGCGATGCACGACGCCGCGTGGCGCGAGACGTATGCCGGGCTGATGTCGCCGTCGGCGATGGCCGCGAAGGCGGAGTACAACGACCGCCGCTGGCCGCAGCGACTCGCTGATCCCCGCGGTCCTCAGCACTGGCTCGCCGAGCGGGACGGCGCCGTCGTCGCGTTCGCCTGGGCCGTCGCCGCGGGGCCGCCGGTAGGCGACGACCCGCCGCCGCGGCCGCTCGAGCTCGTCGGGATCTACGTCCTCGCTCGCGAGCAGGGCACCGGCACCGGGCAGCGGCTCCTCGACGTCACGATCGGTGACGCGCCCTGCTTCCTCTGGGTCGCCGAGGCGAACGCGCGGGCGCGCCGGTTCTACGAGCGCAACGCGTTCGTGCTCGACGGCGCCCGCCGCACCGTCCCGTCCTGGGACGCGATCGAGATCGTGCGGATGGTGCGCTGA
- the yicI gene encoding alpha-xylosidase → MKFTDGYWQLLPGVTELRPRHVDDVVAGADTLTVFASTAPITKRGDTLNRPLITVTFHSPMDDVIGVTIEHFTGGLDRGPHFALRSEVADVKVTTPQLTGRPVATLRSGGLEARIATEGEWSVDFVAGDRTLTSSTPRSVGVLTDADGHHHVREQLTLGVGEHVYGLGERFGALVKNGQRVDIWNADGGTASDQAYKNVPFYVTNRGYGVVVDAPERVSYEIGTEVVSRAQFSVEGQRLTYYIVNGPTPKDVLRRYTALTGRPARVPDWSYGLWLSTSFTTDYDEATVTHFVDGMAARDLPLSVFHFDCFWMRQFHWSDFVWDPATFPDPEGMLARLKAKGLRICVWINPYIAQRSALFTEGKDRGYLVRNPDGSVWQWNLWQAGMGLVDFTNPQAREWYVDKLRVLLGQGVDCFKTDFGERIPTDVVWHDGSDPQRMHNYYTHLYNEAVFSLLEAERGEGEAVLFARSATLGGQQFPVHWGGDCESTFVSMAESLRGGLSLALSGFGFWSHDIGGFEGVPDAAVFKRWVPFGLLSSHSRLHGSDSYRVPWAFDDEAVEVTRRFTHLKHALMPYLSQAGYEAHTDGIPVMRPMVLEFPDDPGAAVVETQYLLGANLLVAPVFSADGDVDVYVPEGTWTSLLSGASVTGPRWVRERHEFDSLPLYVRPDSVLPIGARTDRPDYDHADGVTLLLTRLADGHASVTRVAAEHGDVAFTVTRTGSRVRVEADGAAGPWHVQVGDAVHATPDGATSLELDRYPSA, encoded by the coding sequence ATGAAGTTCACCGACGGCTACTGGCAGCTCCTGCCGGGCGTCACCGAGCTGCGGCCGCGACACGTCGACGACGTGGTCGCCGGAGCGGACACGCTCACGGTGTTCGCGTCGACGGCGCCGATCACCAAGCGCGGCGACACGCTCAACCGGCCGCTCATCACCGTCACGTTCCACTCACCGATGGACGACGTCATCGGCGTCACGATCGAGCACTTCACGGGCGGCCTCGACCGCGGCCCGCACTTCGCGCTGCGTTCGGAGGTCGCCGACGTCAAGGTGACGACGCCGCAGCTCACGGGCCGGCCCGTCGCGACGCTGCGCTCGGGTGGCCTGGAGGCGCGCATCGCGACCGAGGGCGAGTGGAGCGTGGACTTCGTCGCCGGTGACCGGACGCTGACGTCGTCGACCCCGCGCAGCGTAGGCGTCCTCACCGACGCCGACGGGCACCACCACGTGCGCGAGCAGCTGACGCTCGGCGTCGGCGAGCACGTGTACGGGCTGGGGGAGCGGTTCGGCGCGCTCGTCAAGAACGGGCAGCGGGTCGACATCTGGAACGCCGACGGCGGGACGGCGAGCGACCAGGCGTACAAGAACGTGCCGTTCTACGTGACGAACCGCGGGTACGGCGTCGTCGTCGACGCACCGGAGCGCGTGTCGTACGAGATCGGGACGGAGGTCGTGTCCCGGGCGCAGTTCTCGGTCGAGGGCCAGCGGCTCACCTACTACATCGTGAACGGCCCCACGCCCAAGGACGTGCTGCGCCGCTACACGGCGCTGACCGGCCGGCCGGCCCGGGTGCCCGACTGGTCCTACGGGCTGTGGCTGTCGACGTCGTTCACCACCGACTACGACGAGGCGACGGTGACGCACTTCGTCGACGGGATGGCGGCGCGCGACCTGCCCCTGAGCGTCTTTCACTTCGACTGCTTCTGGATGCGGCAGTTCCACTGGAGCGACTTCGTGTGGGACCCGGCGACCTTCCCCGACCCGGAGGGCATGCTCGCGCGGCTGAAGGCGAAGGGCCTGCGCATCTGCGTGTGGATCAACCCGTACATCGCGCAGCGGTCGGCGCTGTTCACGGAGGGCAAGGATCGCGGCTACCTGGTGCGCAACCCGGACGGTTCCGTCTGGCAGTGGAACCTGTGGCAGGCAGGCATGGGCCTCGTCGACTTCACGAACCCACAGGCGCGCGAGTGGTACGTCGACAAGCTGCGCGTCCTGCTCGGGCAGGGCGTCGACTGCTTCAAGACCGACTTCGGGGAGCGGATCCCCACGGACGTCGTGTGGCACGACGGGTCCGACCCGCAGCGCATGCACAACTACTACACGCACCTGTACAACGAGGCGGTGTTCTCGCTGCTCGAGGCGGAGCGCGGCGAGGGGGAGGCGGTGCTGTTCGCGCGGTCCGCGACGCTCGGTGGGCAGCAGTTCCCGGTGCACTGGGGCGGCGACTGCGAGTCGACGTTCGTGTCCATGGCGGAGTCCCTGCGCGGCGGGCTCTCGCTCGCACTGTCGGGCTTCGGGTTCTGGAGCCACGACATCGGCGGCTTCGAGGGTGTGCCGGACGCCGCCGTGTTCAAGCGCTGGGTGCCGTTCGGGCTGCTCTCCTCGCACAGCCGGCTGCACGGCTCCGACTCCTACCGGGTGCCGTGGGCGTTCGACGACGAGGCCGTCGAGGTCACCCGCCGGTTCACCCACCTCAAGCACGCCCTGATGCCGTACCTGTCGCAGGCCGGGTACGAGGCGCACACGGACGGGATCCCCGTCATGCGGCCGATGGTGCTGGAGTTCCCGGACGACCCGGGGGCCGCCGTCGTCGAGACCCAGTACCTGCTGGGCGCGAACCTGCTCGTCGCACCGGTGTTCAGCGCTGACGGTGACGTCGACGTGTACGTGCCCGAGGGCACGTGGACGTCGCTCCTGTCGGGCGCGAGCGTCACCGGGCCGAGGTGGGTGCGGGAACGGCACGAGTTCGACTCGCTCCCGCTGTACGTCCGGCCGGACAGCGTGCTGCCGATCGGCGCGCGGACGGACCGGCCCGACTACGACCACGCCGACGGCGTCACGCTGCTCCTGACCCGTCTCGCCGACGGGCACGCGTCGGTGACGCGCGTCGCCGCGGAGCACGGCGACGTCGCCTTTACGGTGACGCGGACGGGGTCGCGCGTGCGCGTGGAGGCGGACGGAGCCGCGGGTCCGTGGCACGTGCAGGTCGGCGACGCCGTCCACGCGACGCCCGACGGCGCGACCTCGCTGGAGCTGGACCGGTACCCCTCAGCCTAA
- a CDS encoding alpha/beta fold hydrolase — protein MTSDTGTLAVRRSGPRPDEAGPPLVLLHGFPFDARMWDAVVAHIPQVPVLALDAPGFGDSPSPQHVARALGRDAAPALELTADAVVATLDAEGVARAVVGGLSMGGYVALAIAERNRSRLAGLALLDTKAGEDGAAARENRLRMAAAAEGDAGASAVAGMVEALLGETTRAEAPDVVATLRTWLAAAPPAGIAWAQRAMAARPDRHHALVDLEVPALVLRGVEDTVATQEDAESMARALSGRSAGAAELVVVPRAGHMTALEASGATASALAAFWRRCS, from the coding sequence ATGACCAGCGACACCGGCACGCTCGCCGTCCGGCGGTCCGGCCCGCGCCCTGACGAGGCCGGACCACCGCTCGTCCTGCTGCACGGGTTCCCGTTCGATGCCCGCATGTGGGACGCCGTCGTGGCCCACATCCCGCAGGTGCCGGTCCTGGCGCTGGACGCTCCCGGCTTCGGCGACTCCCCGTCGCCGCAGCACGTGGCCCGTGCGCTCGGGCGGGACGCCGCGCCCGCGCTGGAGCTCACCGCTGACGCGGTCGTGGCGACGCTCGACGCCGAAGGCGTGGCCCGCGCGGTCGTGGGGGGCCTGTCCATGGGCGGCTACGTCGCGCTCGCGATCGCGGAGCGGAACCGGTCCCGGCTGGCCGGGCTGGCCCTGCTCGACACCAAGGCCGGTGAGGACGGCGCCGCGGCTCGCGAGAACCGCCTCCGCATGGCCGCCGCTGCCGAGGGCGACGCCGGCGCGAGCGCCGTCGCCGGCATGGTCGAGGCGCTGCTGGGGGAGACCACGCGCGCCGAGGCGCCCGACGTCGTCGCCACCCTGCGCACCTGGCTCGCCGCGGCGCCGCCGGCGGGCATCGCCTGGGCGCAGCGGGCGATGGCGGCGCGGCCCGACCGGCATCACGCGCTCGTCGACCTCGAGGTTCCCGCCCTCGTGCTGCGTGGCGTCGAGGACACCGTGGCCACGCAGGAGGATGCGGAGTCCATGGCGCGCGCCCTCTCGGGGCGGTCGGCGGGGGCGGCCGAGCTCGTCGTGGTGCCGCGAGCCGGCCACATGACGGCGCTCGAGGCGTCGGGGGCGACGGCGTCGGCGCTCGCCGCGTTCTGGCGCCGCTGCTCCTGA
- a CDS encoding ABC-F family ATP-binding cassette domain-containing protein: protein MGHLEISGVEYALADGRPLLGGVSLRVGEGAKMALVGPNGAGKTTLVRLVAGEIDADSGAIVRSGGLGVMPQFIGSVRDDSTVRDLLVRVAPPRIRAAALAVDAAELALMGSDDERTQMRYAQALADWADAGGYAQETLWDVCTTAALHLPYERVEHRAVTTLSGGEQKRLVLEALLRGPDEVLLLDEPDNYLDVPAKRWLEDQLVTSDKTVLFISHDRELLARVATRVATLEPGAAGATLWVHPGGFGTYYAAREQRNADLAEQRRRWDEEHAKLKALMLLYRQKASYNSDMAARYQAATTRLRKFEEAGPPELVAHEQNVRMRLRGGRTAKRAVIVSSLALTGLTTAFDAEIWYGERVGVLGANGSGKSHFLRLLAGGGTAPDVEHRPVGDVAPEPVAHTGAVRLGSRVRPGWFAQTHSHPAFVGRTLLEILHRGDAHRTGRPRDEAARVLDRYELARAGEQTFDSLSGGQQARFQILLLELSGATLLLLDEPTDNLDLHSAEALETGLDAFDGTVVAVTHDRWFARTLDRFLVFGEDGGVHASDEPIWDLARAAR, encoded by the coding sequence ATGGGCCATCTCGAGATCTCCGGCGTGGAGTACGCGCTCGCTGACGGCCGCCCCCTCCTCGGCGGGGTGAGCCTGCGCGTCGGGGAGGGCGCGAAGATGGCGCTCGTCGGCCCGAACGGGGCCGGCAAGACGACGCTCGTCCGACTCGTCGCGGGCGAGATCGACGCGGACTCCGGCGCGATCGTGCGATCCGGAGGTCTCGGCGTCATGCCGCAGTTCATCGGGTCCGTCCGGGACGACTCCACGGTGCGTGACCTGCTCGTCCGGGTCGCGCCCCCGCGGATCCGTGCCGCGGCCCTGGCCGTCGACGCCGCGGAGCTGGCGCTCATGGGCAGCGACGACGAGCGCACGCAGATGCGGTACGCGCAGGCGCTGGCCGACTGGGCCGACGCCGGCGGGTACGCGCAGGAGACGCTGTGGGACGTGTGCACGACGGCGGCGCTGCACCTGCCGTACGAGCGCGTCGAGCACCGCGCGGTGACCACGCTCTCCGGTGGGGAGCAGAAGCGGCTCGTGCTGGAGGCTCTGCTGCGCGGCCCGGACGAGGTCCTCCTGCTCGACGAGCCGGACAACTACCTCGACGTCCCGGCGAAGCGGTGGCTCGAGGACCAGCTCGTGACCTCGGACAAGACCGTCCTGTTCATTAGCCACGACCGCGAGCTGCTCGCCCGGGTCGCGACCCGGGTGGCGACTCTCGAGCCCGGCGCGGCGGGCGCGACGCTCTGGGTACATCCCGGAGGCTTCGGCACGTACTACGCCGCGCGCGAGCAGCGCAACGCCGACCTCGCCGAGCAGCGCCGTCGCTGGGACGAGGAGCACGCGAAGCTCAAGGCGCTCATGCTGCTGTACCGGCAGAAGGCCTCGTACAACTCCGACATGGCCGCGCGGTACCAGGCCGCCACGACACGGTTGCGCAAGTTCGAGGAGGCGGGGCCACCCGAGCTGGTCGCACACGAGCAGAACGTCCGGATGCGGCTGCGGGGCGGTCGGACGGCGAAGCGCGCCGTCATCGTGAGCTCGCTCGCGCTGACGGGGCTGACGACGGCGTTCGACGCCGAGATCTGGTACGGCGAACGGGTGGGTGTGCTCGGTGCGAACGGGTCGGGGAAGTCGCACTTCCTGCGCCTGCTCGCAGGGGGCGGGACTGCGCCCGACGTCGAGCACCGCCCGGTCGGCGACGTCGCGCCGGAGCCCGTGGCGCACACCGGCGCGGTGCGGCTCGGTTCGCGGGTGCGGCCGGGCTGGTTCGCGCAGACGCACAGTCATCCGGCGTTCGTCGGGCGCACGCTGCTGGAGATCCTGCACCGGGGAGACGCTCACCGGACCGGCCGCCCCCGGGACGAGGCGGCGCGGGTCCTCGACCGGTACGAGCTCGCCCGCGCCGGGGAGCAGACGTTCGACTCGCTCTCCGGGGGCCAGCAGGCTCGCTTCCAGATCCTCCTCCTCGAGCTGAGCGGCGCCACCCTCCTCCTGCTGGACGAGCCGACCGACAACCTCGACCTGCACTCGGCCGAGGCGCTCGAGACCGGCCTCGACGCGTTCGACGGCACGGTCGTCGCCGTCACGCACGACAGGTGGTTCGCGCGCACCCTCGACCGGTTCCTCGTGTTCGGCGAGGACGGAGGGGTGCACGCCTCGGACGAGCCGATCTGGGACCTGGCGCGCGCCGCTCGCTGA
- a CDS encoding tetratricopeptide repeat protein: MSQPPQINLRGAVDLSGLRAPRPAPGAEGADAAIADGGVVVEVSEATFGDLIQRSTDVPVVVDLWSGRAEASAQLSALLRQLATAYGGRFLLARVEVDANPQIAQAFQVQAIPSVVAIIKGQPVPLFQGAYPEAQVRQVLDELLRVAAENGVTGRVDVGEEPAEEEPEPAEPELPPLHAAAYDAIERGDLDAAAQAYRDALAENPADADAKAGLGQVELMARVGDADPASVLAAADAAPPTDVDAHLAAADVEFGAGRAEAAFDRLIAVVRATSEADRDRARTRLLDLFALTDPAAPELQRARRALASALF, translated from the coding sequence ATGAGTCAACCTCCCCAGATCAACCTGCGTGGCGCCGTCGACCTCTCCGGGCTGCGGGCGCCGCGCCCGGCGCCGGGTGCGGAGGGCGCCGACGCCGCGATCGCCGACGGCGGCGTGGTCGTCGAGGTGTCCGAGGCGACGTTCGGCGACCTGATCCAGCGGTCGACCGACGTGCCGGTGGTCGTCGACCTCTGGTCGGGTCGGGCCGAGGCGAGTGCGCAGCTCTCCGCGCTGCTGCGGCAGCTCGCGACGGCGTACGGCGGCCGCTTCCTGCTGGCGCGGGTCGAGGTGGACGCGAACCCTCAGATCGCGCAGGCGTTCCAGGTGCAGGCGATCCCCAGCGTGGTCGCCATCATCAAGGGGCAGCCCGTCCCGCTGTTCCAGGGCGCGTACCCGGAGGCGCAGGTGCGTCAGGTGCTCGACGAGCTGCTGCGGGTCGCGGCCGAGAACGGCGTGACCGGGCGGGTCGACGTCGGCGAGGAGCCGGCGGAGGAGGAGCCGGAGCCCGCGGAGCCGGAGCTTCCGCCGCTGCACGCCGCGGCGTACGACGCGATCGAACGCGGGGATCTCGACGCCGCGGCTCAGGCCTACCGCGACGCCCTCGCCGAGAACCCCGCGGACGCCGACGCCAAGGCAGGCCTCGGGCAGGTCGAGCTCATGGCCCGCGTGGGCGACGCCGACCCGGCGTCCGTGCTCGCGGCGGCCGACGCCGCACCGCCGACCGACGTCGACGCGCACCTGGCCGCCGCGGACGTGGAGTTCGGGGCCGGGCGGGCCGAGGCCGCGTTCGACCGGCTGATCGCCGTCGTGCGGGCGACGTCGGAGGCGGACCGGGACCGAGCGCGGACCCGGCTCCTCGACCTCTTCGCGCTGACGGATCCGGCGGCGCCGGAGCTCCAGCGGGCGCGGCGCGCGCTCGCCTCCGCGCTGTTCTGA